A stretch of the Flavobacterium sp. 5 genome encodes the following:
- a CDS encoding class I SAM-dependent methyltransferase — protein sequence MENKTHNENVIEQFSKQASNYTSIVAHRDALEELITISFATKEDNVLDIACGSGIVSCEFAKHVNHVTGIDITQEMINEAKKLQAKFQLKNIDWEIGEVTSLPYPDNNFSIVVSRFGLHHFLNPQLVLTEMIRVCKPDGIVMVVDVALPDNKIDAYNMMEKNRDSSHVKALSVKEFEMLFEKSNLKGIKQSSYTLKIELEEQLKASFPENSEALREMILEDIGIDNLGVNATKIDGKVFLHYPICIFSGMKV from the coding sequence ATGGAAAATAAAACACACAACGAAAATGTTATTGAGCAATTTTCAAAACAGGCAAGTAACTATACTTCGATTGTAGCGCATCGGGATGCTTTGGAAGAATTAATAACAATAAGCTTTGCAACTAAAGAAGATAATGTTTTAGATATTGCTTGTGGTTCAGGGATTGTTTCCTGCGAATTTGCGAAACATGTAAATCACGTAACAGGCATTGATATTACTCAGGAAATGATTAATGAAGCAAAGAAACTTCAAGCCAAATTTCAATTGAAAAACATCGATTGGGAAATTGGCGAAGTTACTTCTTTGCCTTATCCGGATAATAATTTTTCTATAGTCGTATCAAGATTTGGCTTACATCATTTTTTGAATCCGCAATTGGTTTTAACGGAAATGATTCGGGTTTGTAAACCAGATGGAATTGTAATGGTTGTAGATGTTGCTTTGCCTGATAATAAAATTGATGCCTATAATATGATGGAAAAAAACAGAGATTCTTCACACGTAAAGGCTTTATCAGTAAAGGAATTTGAAATGCTTTTTGAAAAATCGAATTTAAAAGGCATTAAGCAGAGTAGTTATACTCTGAAAATTGAATTGGAAGAACAATTGAAAGCCTCTTTTCCAGAAAATAGTGAGGCTCTAAGAGAAATGATTTTGGAAGATATTGGAATTGATAATTTAGGTGTCAATGCAACTAAAATTGATGGAAAAGTGTTTTTGCATTATCCTATTTGTATTTTTTCAGGTATGAAGGTTTAA
- a CDS encoding aminoacyl-histidine dipeptidase: MSQEIRNLEPKVVWNKFADLNAVPRPSKKEERVIEFMKDFGASLGLETFEDEIRNVIIRKPATAGMENRKALVLQGHLDMVHQKNADTVFDFDTQGIDMYVDGDWVRARGTTLGADNGLGVATIMAILESKDIPHPAIEALFTIDEETGMTGALNLKGGILKGDILLNLDTEEDDEIGIGCAGGIDVTATAEYDEEETPEGSVGYSITVKGLNGGHSGMDIHKGLGNANKIMNRLLFDGFDNFGLQISEINGGSLRNAIPRESTAKVIIAAVYDEAFVFDMQEIVNEIKAEFQTTEPNLEVVFQKLDTLPAMVMPTIAQFYFVRSMYTAHNGVYRMSADFDNLVETSNNIAKVEVGGGKFSVKCLTRSSVESSKFDLANSLRSAFELMGCEVEFSGPYPGWTPNPNSEILEVLVSIYEKQNGEKPNVAACHAGLECGILGTNYPDMDMISFGPTIHGAHSPDERASISSTQKYWNFVLEILKNIPVK, from the coding sequence ATGAGTCAAGAGATAAGAAATTTAGAGCCAAAAGTAGTTTGGAATAAATTTGCCGATTTGAATGCGGTGCCTCGTCCTTCTAAAAAAGAAGAGCGTGTAATAGAATTTATGAAAGATTTTGGTGCTAGTTTAGGATTAGAAACTTTTGAAGATGAGATCCGAAATGTAATTATTCGCAAGCCTGCTACTGCGGGAATGGAAAATAGAAAAGCGCTTGTATTGCAAGGACATTTGGATATGGTTCATCAAAAAAATGCAGACACTGTTTTTGACTTTGATACGCAAGGAATTGATATGTATGTTGATGGTGACTGGGTTCGTGCTCGCGGAACTACACTTGGCGCTGATAATGGTCTTGGAGTTGCTACTATAATGGCAATTTTAGAAAGCAAAGATATTCCGCATCCTGCTATTGAAGCTTTGTTTACGATTGATGAAGAAACAGGAATGACAGGAGCTTTGAATTTGAAAGGAGGAATTCTAAAAGGAGATATTTTATTGAATTTAGATACCGAAGAGGATGACGAAATTGGTATTGGTTGCGCAGGTGGAATTGATGTAACAGCTACAGCAGAATATGATGAAGAGGAAACTCCTGAAGGCTCTGTTGGATATTCTATAACTGTAAAGGGATTAAATGGTGGACATTCAGGGATGGATATTCACAAAGGTTTAGGAAATGCTAATAAGATTATGAACCGTTTATTATTTGATGGTTTTGATAATTTTGGATTGCAAATTTCTGAAATTAATGGTGGAAGTCTTCGTAATGCGATTCCACGTGAAAGTACTGCAAAAGTTATTATTGCTGCCGTTTATGATGAAGCTTTTGTGTTTGATATGCAAGAAATTGTAAATGAAATTAAAGCAGAGTTTCAAACTACCGAACCTAATCTTGAAGTAGTTTTTCAAAAATTAGATACACTTCCTGCAATGGTAATGCCTACAATTGCTCAATTTTATTTTGTTCGTTCGATGTATACGGCTCATAATGGTGTGTATAGAATGAGTGCTGATTTTGATAATTTAGTTGAAACATCTAATAATATTGCCAAAGTAGAAGTAGGAGGAGGAAAATTCTCTGTAAAATGTTTAACACGTTCTTCTGTAGAATCATCTAAGTTTGACTTAGCGAATAGTTTACGTTCTGCTTTTGAATTAATGGGTTGTGAAGTAGAATTCTCAGGACCTTATCCTGGTTGGACACCAAATCCTAATTCTGAAATCTTGGAAGTTCTTGTCTCTATTTATGAAAAACAAAACGGAGAGAAACCAAATGTTGCTGCTTGTCACGCAGGTTTAGAGTGTGGAATTTTAGGAACTAATTATCCTGATATGGATATGATTTCTTTTGGACCAACAATACACGGTGCACATTCTCCAGATGAGAGAGCAAGTATTTCTTCAACTCAAAAATACTGGAATTTTGTATTGGAAATTTTGAAAAATATCCCAGTGAAATAA
- a CDS encoding DHCW motif cupin fold protein: protein MYTIPFQTINWDNITTIEHKGTSGTAYWQSVLLDGLRIRKVIYSENYLADHWCQKGHIVHCLEGEFNSELENGETFKLTQGMTYIVSDDLSSHRSVTTNKVILLIIDGAFLKPSE from the coding sequence ATGTATACCATACCTTTTCAAACTATAAATTGGGACAATATAACAACTATAGAACACAAAGGAACGTCAGGAACAGCTTATTGGCAAAGTGTGTTATTAGATGGACTTCGAATTAGAAAAGTAATTTATTCTGAAAATTATTTGGCAGACCATTGGTGTCAAAAAGGACATATTGTACATTGTCTGGAAGGTGAATTCAATAGTGAATTAGAAAACGGCGAAACCTTCAAACTTACCCAAGGAATGACTTATATCGTTTCTGATGATTTGAGTTCACATCGTTCTGTAACTACAAATAAAGTCATATTATTAATCATTGACGGGGCTTTTTTGAAACCAAGTGAATAA
- the secA gene encoding preprotein translocase subunit SecA, whose protein sequence is MSFINSIIKIFVGDKSEKDVKALQPYLNKIKTFESALQSLSHDELRARTAFFKEKIKQARAEKDTKIASLKLEVESIEDIDKREDIYIAIDALEKEAYDISEKTLLEILPEAFSVVKETARRFKDNTEITVTATTKDRELSASKTYITLDGDNAVWANTWNAAGKQITWDMIHYDVQLIGGMVLHEGKVAEMQTGEGKTLVATLPLYLNALTGNGVHLVTVNDYLAKRDSTWKAPLFEFHGLTVDCIDNHQPSTEGRRNAYNADITYGTNNEFGFDYLRDNMSHSPEDLVQRKHNYAIVDEVDSVLIDDARTPLIISGPVPQGDRHEFNELKPKIENLVALQRQLANGFLAEAKKLIKEGNTKEGGFLLLRAYRSLPKNKALIKFLSEEGIKQLLQKTENTYMQDNNREMPKVDEALYFVIEEKNNQVSLSDNGVAFLSKDTDADFFVLPDIGTEIAAIEKKKLDKDAEAEEKERLFQDFGVKSERIHTLTQLLKAYSLFEKDVEYVIMDNKIMIVDEQTGRIMDGRRYSDGLHQAIEAKENVKIEAATQTFATVTLQNYFRMYNKLGGMTGTAVTEAGELWEIYKLDVVEIPTNRGISRLDKEDFIYKTTREKFNAVIEDVTELSKAGRPVLIGTTSVEISELLSRMLKMRGVTHNVLNAKMHKQEAQIVEEAGKPGVVTIATNMAGRGTDIKLTPEVKAAGGLAIVGTERHDSRRVDRQLRGRAGRQGDPGSSQFYVSLEDNLMRLFGSERVAKVMDRMGLQEGEVIQHSMMTKSIERAQKKVEENNFGVRKRLLEYDDVMNAQREVVYKRRRHALFGERLKLDIANMLYDTCELIVDDNKAKNSFKDFEFEIIRYFSFTSPVSQEDFSKLTEIEITGKLYKAALEFYTQKTERSAREAFPIIQNVYEDKNNRFERIVVPFTDGIKMFNVVTDLKKAYDTQGNQLVADFEKNITLSIVDEAWKKHLRKMDELKQSVQLAVHEQKDPLLIYKLEAFNLFRSMLDNVNKEVISFLFKGDLPAQNAPVIEEARIERQVENYQLSKDEIPNSESANREAGETQQRQVTETIVRDMPKINRNDTVTIQNVANGQTQEIKFKKAESLIASGAWVLVS, encoded by the coding sequence ATGAGTTTCATAAACAGTATTATTAAAATCTTTGTTGGAGATAAATCCGAGAAAGATGTAAAAGCTTTACAGCCGTATTTAAATAAAATAAAGACTTTTGAAAGCGCTTTACAATCTTTGTCACATGACGAATTAAGAGCGAGAACTGCTTTTTTTAAAGAAAAAATAAAACAAGCTCGTGCTGAAAAAGATACCAAAATCGCTTCTCTTAAGTTAGAAGTAGAAAGCATTGAAGATATTGACAAACGCGAAGATATTTATATTGCTATTGATGCTCTTGAAAAAGAAGCTTATGATATCTCTGAAAAAACTTTATTAGAAATTCTTCCAGAAGCTTTTTCAGTAGTTAAAGAAACTGCAAGACGTTTCAAAGATAATACTGAGATTACTGTTACTGCAACTACAAAAGACAGAGAACTTTCGGCTTCAAAAACGTATATTACTCTTGACGGCGATAATGCAGTTTGGGCTAACACTTGGAATGCAGCTGGAAAGCAAATTACTTGGGACATGATTCACTATGATGTTCAATTAATTGGCGGTATGGTTTTGCATGAAGGTAAAGTTGCCGAAATGCAAACAGGTGAAGGAAAAACATTAGTGGCTACTTTGCCATTATATTTAAATGCTTTGACAGGAAACGGAGTTCACTTAGTAACTGTGAATGACTACTTGGCAAAACGTGATAGTACTTGGAAAGCTCCTTTATTTGAATTTCATGGATTGACTGTTGATTGTATTGACAATCACCAACCTAGTACAGAAGGAAGAAGAAATGCTTACAATGCAGACATTACTTACGGTACCAACAACGAATTTGGTTTTGACTACCTAAGAGATAACATGTCTCACTCTCCGGAAGATTTAGTTCAAAGAAAACATAATTACGCAATCGTCGATGAGGTCGATTCAGTTTTAATTGATGATGCTCGTACACCACTTATTATTTCAGGTCCAGTTCCTCAAGGAGATCGTCATGAATTTAATGAGTTGAAGCCAAAAATTGAAAATTTGGTTGCCTTACAACGTCAATTGGCAAATGGTTTTCTTGCTGAAGCAAAAAAATTAATCAAAGAAGGAAATACTAAAGAAGGTGGTTTCTTGTTGTTAAGAGCTTACAGAAGTTTACCTAAAAACAAAGCGTTAATTAAATTTTTGAGTGAAGAAGGAATCAAACAATTGCTTCAAAAAACTGAAAACACATACATGCAAGATAACAATCGCGAAATGCCAAAAGTGGACGAAGCGTTGTATTTTGTTATTGAAGAAAAAAACAACCAAGTAAGTTTGTCTGATAATGGGGTAGCATTCCTTTCAAAAGATACTGATGCAGACTTTTTCGTACTTCCAGACATTGGAACTGAAATTGCTGCTATCGAAAAGAAAAAATTAGACAAAGATGCGGAAGCGGAAGAAAAAGAAAGATTATTTCAAGATTTCGGAGTAAAAAGCGAGCGTATTCACACCTTGACTCAACTTTTAAAAGCCTATTCACTTTTTGAAAAAGATGTAGAATATGTAATCATGGACAACAAAATCATGATCGTAGATGAGCAAACAGGTCGTATCATGGATGGTCGACGTTATTCAGACGGTTTACACCAAGCGATTGAAGCTAAAGAAAATGTAAAAATCGAAGCTGCTACTCAAACATTTGCAACGGTTACATTACAGAACTATTTCAGAATGTACAACAAATTAGGTGGTATGACTGGAACAGCTGTAACTGAAGCTGGTGAGCTTTGGGAAATCTACAAATTAGATGTTGTTGAAATCCCAACTAACAGAGGAATCTCTCGTCTTGACAAAGAAGATTTCATCTACAAAACAACTCGTGAAAAATTCAATGCAGTAATCGAAGATGTAACTGAATTATCAAAAGCAGGAAGACCAGTTCTTATTGGTACAACTTCTGTTGAGATCTCAGAATTATTAAGTAGAATGTTGAAAATGCGTGGTGTTACTCACAACGTATTGAATGCAAAAATGCACAAGCAAGAAGCTCAAATCGTAGAAGAAGCTGGAAAACCTGGTGTAGTAACTATTGCAACTAATATGGCAGGTCGTGGTACCGATATTAAATTGACTCCAGAAGTAAAAGCTGCTGGTGGTTTAGCAATCGTAGGTACAGAACGTCACGATTCGCGTCGTGTTGACCGTCAGTTACGTGGTCGTGCTGGTCGTCAAGGAGACCCAGGAAGTTCACAATTTTATGTTTCTCTTGAAGATAACTTGATGCGTTTATTTGGTTCTGAAAGAGTAGCCAAAGTAATGGATAGAATGGGATTACAAGAAGGTGAAGTTATTCAGCATTCGATGATGACTAAATCTATTGAACGTGCTCAGAAAAAAGTAGAAGAAAATAACTTTGGTGTTCGTAAACGTTTATTAGAATATGATGACGTAATGAACGCACAACGTGAAGTAGTGTACAAACGTCGTCGTCACGCCTTGTTTGGTGAGCGTTTGAAACTTGATATCGCTAATATGCTTTATGACACTTGCGAATTAATTGTTGATGACAATAAAGCCAAAAACAGCTTTAAAGATTTTGAATTCGAAATTATTCGTTATTTCTCATTCACTTCACCAGTTTCACAAGAGGATTTCTCTAAATTGACAGAAATTGAAATTACAGGTAAATTGTACAAAGCAGCCCTTGAATTTTATACTCAAAAAACTGAGAGAAGTGCTAGAGAAGCCTTCCCTATCATTCAGAATGTTTATGAAGATAAAAACAACCGTTTTGAACGTATTGTAGTTCCTTTTACTGATGGAATAAAAATGTTCAATGTTGTTACTGACTTGAAAAAAGCATACGATACACAAGGAAACCAATTAGTAGCTGATTTTGAAAAGAACATCACATTATCTATTGTTGATGAAGCTTGGAAAAAGCATTTACGCAAAATGGACGAATTAAAACAATCTGTTCAATTAGCTGTTCACGAACAAAAAGATCCATTGCTTATTTACAAATTAGAAGCGTTTAACTTATTCCGTTCTATGCTTGATAATGTAAACAAAGAAGTAATTTCATTCTTGTTTAAAGGTGATTTACCAGCTCAAAATGCTCCTGTTATTGAAGAAGCAAGAATCGAGCGTCAAGTAGAAAATTACCAATTGAGCAAAGACGAAATTCCAAATAGCGAAAGCGCTAATCGTGAAGCTGGAGAAACACAACAACGACAAGTTACCGAAACTATCGTTCGCGATATGCCAAAAATTAATCGTAATGATACTGTAACGATTCAAAATGTAGCCAATGGGCAAACACAAGAAATAAAATTCAAAAAAGCCGAAAGTTTAATAGCTAGCGGAGCTTGGGTCTTAGTTTCTTAA
- a CDS encoding DUF2795 domain-containing protein: MYWTLELASYLSDAPWPANKDELIDYAIRAGAPLEVVENLQSIEDEGEIYESMEEIWPDYPTDEDYLWNEDEY; encoded by the coding sequence ATGTATTGGACATTAGAATTAGCATCATATTTAAGCGATGCACCGTGGCCTGCTAACAAAGACGAACTTATTGACTACGCTATTAGAGCAGGAGCTCCATTAGAAGTGGTAGAAAACCTTCAATCAATAGAAGATGAAGGCGAGATATATGAATCAATGGAAGAAATTTGGCCAGATTATCCAACAGACGAAGATTATCTTTGGAACGAGGATGAATATTAA
- a CDS encoding cob(I)yrinic acid a,c-diamide adenosyltransferase translates to MKVYTKTGDGGTTALFGGTRVPKDHARIESYGTIDELNSYIGLIRDQEINNHYKEILIEIQDRLFTIGAILATPPEKEVMKNGELRLKKLGITEIDIELLENEIDAMEEKLPPMTHFVLPGGHQTVSYCHITRCICRRAERLAVHLSHNEPVAEIAIKYLNRLSDYLFVLARKLSLDLNAEEVKWIPRK, encoded by the coding sequence ATGAAAGTATATACAAAAACTGGAGATGGAGGAACTACCGCCCTTTTTGGTGGAACTCGTGTACCAAAAGATCATGCACGAATAGAAAGTTATGGAACTATAGACGAATTGAATTCTTACATTGGACTTATTCGTGACCAAGAGATAAACAATCACTATAAAGAAATTCTTATTGAAATTCAAGATAGATTATTTACTATTGGTGCTATTCTAGCTACTCCTCCCGAAAAAGAAGTGATGAAAAACGGTGAACTTCGATTAAAAAAACTAGGAATAACCGAAATTGATATCGAATTATTAGAAAATGAAATAGATGCTATGGAAGAAAAATTGCCACCAATGACTCATTTTGTTTTACCTGGAGGGCATCAAACAGTGTCATATTGTCATATTACAAGATGTATTTGTCGCCGTGCAGAGCGCTTAGCAGTGCATTTGAGTCATAATGAACCTGTTGCTGAAATAGCTATTAAATACCTAAACCGACTTTCTGACTACCTTTTTGTATTGGCACGAAAGTTGTCACTTGATTTAAACGCTGAAGAAGTAAAATGGATACCTAGAAAATAG
- a CDS encoding ABC transporter ATP-binding protein: MKNPLIKITNIKRDFVLGNEIVYVLKGIDLEINKGEYVALMGPSGSGKSTLMNLLGCLDTPTSGTYILNGKNVSHMKDDELAEIRNKEIGFVFQTFNLLPRTTALDNVALPMIYAGYSKSERTVRATEVLSQVNLGDRMDHQPNQLSGGQRQRVAIARALVNKPSIILADEPTGNLDSKTSLEIMKLFGDIHANGNTVILVTHEEEIAAYAHRVIRLRDGIIESDTTK, translated from the coding sequence ATGAAAAACCCACTTATAAAAATTACAAATATCAAAAGAGATTTTGTACTAGGAAACGAAATCGTTTATGTACTAAAAGGCATTGATTTAGAAATTAATAAAGGGGAATATGTTGCATTAATGGGACCATCAGGATCAGGTAAATCTACATTAATGAATTTGTTGGGTTGCTTAGATACCCCAACATCGGGTACTTATATTTTGAATGGTAAGAATGTAAGTCACATGAAAGATGACGAATTAGCCGAAATTCGAAACAAAGAAATTGGATTTGTTTTTCAAACATTCAATCTTTTACCTAGAACAACTGCTTTAGATAATGTAGCATTGCCAATGATTTATGCTGGGTATTCCAAATCAGAACGTACTGTACGTGCCACCGAAGTTCTCAGTCAAGTAAATCTTGGCGACAGAATGGATCACCAGCCTAATCAGCTTTCAGGAGGACAGCGCCAACGTGTGGCCATTGCTAGAGCATTAGTAAACAAACCTTCTATTATACTTGCGGATGAGCCAACAGGAAATCTGGACAGTAAAACCTCTCTAGAAATCATGAAACTTTTTGGTGATATTCATGCAAACGGAAACACTGTAATACTTGTAACTCACGAAGAAGAAATTGCGGCTTATGCGCACAGAGTTATTCGTTTGAGAGATGGGATAATCGAAAGTGACACTACAAAATAA
- a CDS encoding carbonic anhydrase, producing the protein MDIKQIFENNQNWIAKQLKIDEDYFKKLSDGQSPEFLYIGCSDSRVSAEELMGIEPGKVFVHRNIANMVPNTDLNSMSVINYAVVHLKVNHIVVCGHYGCGGVHAAMQQSDLGILNPWLRNIRDVYRIHRKTLDAITSEDEKYKKLVELNVQEQCINVIKTAEVQKAYRERDLKVYGWVFDLHSGKLIDLDINFTEILKDITQIYKIS; encoded by the coding sequence ATGGATATCAAACAAATTTTTGAAAACAATCAAAATTGGATTGCCAAACAACTCAAAATAGACGAAGATTATTTTAAAAAACTTTCTGACGGACAATCACCAGAGTTCCTTTATATTGGCTGTTCAGATAGTCGTGTTTCTGCCGAAGAGCTTATGGGTATAGAACCTGGAAAAGTATTTGTACATCGCAATATTGCTAATATGGTTCCAAATACGGATCTGAACTCTATGTCGGTTATCAATTATGCAGTAGTACATTTAAAAGTAAATCACATTGTTGTTTGTGGTCATTATGGCTGTGGTGGTGTTCATGCCGCTATGCAGCAATCGGATTTAGGAATATTAAATCCGTGGCTAAGAAACATTCGTGACGTTTACAGGATTCACCGCAAAACTCTAGATGCAATTACCAGTGAAGATGAAAAATATAAAAAACTCGTAGAATTGAACGTGCAGGAACAATGCATCAATGTCATTAAAACTGCCGAAGTTCAAAAAGCATACAGAGAACGAGATTTAAAAGTATATGGATGGGTTTTTGATCTTCACAGTGGAAAATTAATTGATTTGGATATCAACTTTACGGAGATATTAAAAGACATCACTCAGATTTACAAAATATCATAA
- a CDS encoding O-methyltransferase codes for MLFQIKSYIKFLWHSKNEHAVHSPFVFTLLTKCFYDKKIKPEYTILKNYRNRLLQNKNTIEITDFGAGSRVFKSNTRQIAKIAKAAGISTKRAQLLYRIVNYFQPDTILEIGTSLGLATSALSLGNPKASITTLEGCPNTMNQCQLQLKKFNINNVECVVTEFSSYFQNQQLSTFNFQLIYFDGNHSKKATLDYFELLLPTITNETVWIFDDIHWSADMEEAWEIIRNHSKVTVSIDTFQWGLVFFRYEQPKQHFIIRT; via the coding sequence ATGCTTTTTCAAATCAAATCCTATATAAAATTCCTTTGGCATTCTAAAAATGAACATGCTGTACATTCCCCATTTGTCTTTACTTTATTGACAAAATGTTTTTATGATAAAAAAATCAAACCGGAATACACTATTTTAAAGAATTACCGAAACAGACTTTTACAAAACAAAAACACCATTGAGATTACTGATTTTGGTGCTGGTTCACGAGTTTTTAAATCCAATACCAGACAAATTGCTAAGATTGCTAAAGCAGCGGGTATTTCTACTAAACGAGCTCAATTATTATACCGAATCGTTAATTATTTCCAGCCTGATACTATATTAGAAATTGGAACTTCACTTGGACTTGCCACTTCTGCCCTATCATTAGGAAATCCAAAAGCTTCGATTACGACTTTGGAAGGTTGTCCGAATACAATGAATCAATGTCAATTGCAACTAAAAAAGTTCAATATCAATAATGTAGAATGTGTAGTTACTGAATTTAGTAGTTATTTTCAAAACCAACAACTTTCAACTTTCAACTTTCAACTAATTTATTTCGACGGCAACCATTCCAAAAAAGCTACATTAGATTATTTCGAATTATTATTACCTACAATTACCAATGAAACGGTATGGATTTTTGATGATATTCACTGGTCTGCCGACATGGAAGAAGCTTGGGAAATCATTAGAAATCACTCAAAAGTTACGGTAAGCATTGATACTTTTCAATGGGGATTGGTATTCTTTAGATATGAACAACCCAAACAGCATTTTATAATACGAACTTAG
- a CDS encoding SDR family NAD(P)-dependent oxidoreductase: MMKEVIETKSAITLEAINQCIAILSELTTDTDQIFEIPKEQRTALIKAAGQFARPDRDELVRRKKDGKAVAKRKQEKKDRTARKETGIRSAREASIFVAPKLLAMNDLANKEQLELETPRKCYVCKTEFTKMHHFYDTMCSDCGDFNYAKRFQTADVKGQIAVITGSRLKIGYHITLMLLRGGATVIATTRFPVDSALRFSKEDDFMEWGHRLKIHGLDLRHIPSVEIFCNFIEQKYGRLDILINNAAQTVRRPAGFYTHLMENEERSIASLPQQAQELLLDHTNCLDELKVLTIGASSNQNMPVTWHGPEPGIGLRASAKLSQIPYSFDNTLVAQEVFPEGELDADLQQVDLRKVNSWRLKLGQIETTEMIEVQLVNSVAPFVLCNRLSEVMKKDNTGKKHIINVSAMEGKFYRDFKEDRHPHTNMAKAALNMLTHTAAGTLAKDGIFMNAVDTGWVTDEDPAELAKRKQEEQDFQPPLDIVDGAARVMDPLFDGINTGKHWCGKFLKDYNPIAW, translated from the coding sequence ATGATGAAGGAAGTGATTGAAACTAAGAGCGCAATAACATTGGAAGCAATAAACCAGTGCATTGCTATTTTGAGCGAATTGACTACTGATACAGATCAGATTTTTGAAATACCCAAAGAACAAAGAACGGCTTTAATTAAAGCAGCTGGGCAATTTGCACGCCCAGATCGTGATGAGTTAGTTCGAAGAAAAAAAGACGGAAAAGCAGTTGCCAAACGCAAACAGGAAAAGAAAGACAGAACGGCTCGCAAAGAAACAGGTATTCGTTCGGCTCGTGAAGCAAGCATTTTTGTTGCACCAAAATTATTAGCGATGAATGATCTTGCTAATAAAGAACAATTAGAACTCGAAACACCCAGAAAGTGTTATGTGTGCAAAACGGAGTTTACCAAAATGCATCATTTTTATGATACGATGTGTTCTGATTGTGGCGATTTTAATTATGCCAAACGTTTTCAAACGGCAGATGTAAAAGGACAAATTGCTGTCATTACAGGTTCTCGACTAAAAATTGGCTACCATATTACTTTGATGCTTTTGCGTGGAGGCGCTACAGTAATTGCTACGACGCGTTTCCCTGTAGATTCGGCTTTGCGTTTTTCAAAGGAAGACGATTTTATGGAATGGGGACATCGTCTGAAAATTCACGGATTGGATTTGAGACATATTCCGAGTGTGGAAATTTTCTGCAATTTTATAGAACAAAAATACGGTCGATTGGATATTCTAATTAATAATGCAGCGCAAACGGTGAGACGTCCTGCAGGCTTTTATACGCATTTGATGGAAAACGAAGAACGTTCAATAGCGTCTTTACCTCAGCAAGCGCAAGAGTTATTACTCGATCATACCAATTGTTTGGATGAATTAAAAGTGCTAACAATTGGCGCTTCATCCAATCAAAATATGCCAGTGACTTGGCACGGACCAGAACCAGGAATTGGTCTAAGGGCTTCGGCCAAATTATCTCAAATACCATATTCTTTTGATAATACGTTGGTCGCGCAAGAAGTTTTTCCAGAAGGAGAGCTCGATGCCGACTTGCAACAAGTAGATTTGCGAAAAGTAAACAGTTGGAGATTGAAATTAGGACAGATTGAAACTACCGAAATGATTGAAGTGCAACTGGTGAATTCGGTTGCTCCTTTTGTGTTGTGTAACCGTCTTTCGGAAGTGATGAAAAAAGACAATACTGGTAAAAAACACATCATCAATGTTTCGGCGATGGAAGGGAAGTTTTACCGTGATTTCAAGGAAGACCGTCATCCGCATACCAATATGGCGAAAGCTGCTCTGAATATGCTTACGCATACTGCTGCAGGAACTTTAGCTAAAGATGGAATTTTTATGAATGCCGTAGATACAGGATGGGTAACCGATGAAGATCCTGCAGAATTAGCCAAAAGAAAACAGGAAGAACAAGATTTTCAGCCACCACTTGATATTGTTGATGGAGCTGCACGAGTTATGGATCCTTTGTTTGATGGTATTAATACAGGGAAACACTGGTGTGGTAAGTTTTTGAAAGATTACAATCCGATTGCTTGGTAG
- a CDS encoding CDGSH iron-sulfur domain-containing protein has protein sequence MNKTKLTINKNGSIKIEGDFEITDSEGTVYGLEGRLALGLCRCGLSSNKPFCDGSHRNGFEHDAKAFDLPPMKTK, from the coding sequence ATGAACAAGACGAAACTAACAATTAATAAAAATGGTTCTATAAAAATAGAAGGTGATTTTGAAATAACAGACAGCGAGGGTACTGTTTATGGTCTGGAAGGACGATTAGCTTTAGGGCTTTGTCGTTGCGGATTATCATCAAACAAGCCATTTTGCGACGGTTCTCACCGTAATGGTTTTGAACACGATGCAAAGGCATTTGATTTGCCTCCTATGAAAACGAAGTAA